Genomic DNA from Mixophyes fleayi isolate aMixFle1 chromosome 7, aMixFle1.hap1, whole genome shotgun sequence:
ACACCTTCAGTAATCTTTCATTGTGTTCTTTCAAACTTCGACCAAATATGACAATATTGTCTAAATATACTAATACTTCATGGTAGTTCATGTCTCCAATCACATGGCCCAGAAGCTCCTTTAACCCCTTGGGGCAATCgtttgtattgaaaaaaaaacctgctgggTAGAAAAAAACATGGTCTGTTTGTTGGGGATTCAGTAGTCAATGCACAtccttattttttcatttttcttttgtgcTACTACAATTGGTGAGCCGTACGTATTTCTGATTCGGTTATTACATCATTATTTAACATGTCTTTGAGATGTCTTCTCACATCGTTAGGTCAGCAGGAGCCAGTCTACTGGATCATTCTCTAAATGGTCAAGTGTCAGTGAGTCTTATGTGTTTCTCTACTCCCTCAGCTAGTCCCAAATCCCATTCTATTAGGAAAAGATATTCTCTCTTTCTTCATTAGTTCCtgtattaaacatgtttttttcatctgcagaagcataactctcttcaaatACCAGATAGAAATTATGAATTTGCAATTGGGCTTTTGTCTCAATcacttccttttcttttctttgacaTACTACCAGACAATACAGATGAATTGTTAAAGTAGATGTTCCTCCGACTTTCTGACACCATCTTGCCAATGTGCCAAACAGATTAGCTTTGGttccaataataatatatatgtctcTGGACATACTAATCAACAATGGGTATCTCCTTGTCAATTCTTGCAACTTCTTTTGGCAATTGTAGAGTGGTTGATACATAACCTAAGTAAGGATAGCACAGTTCGCTCAATCCCCATATTATTAGTCCAGATGAAGCCTGTAGTTTTACTTCCGGCAAATTGCCTAAATACCACCCCTCATACATGATGGATACCAGGGAACCACTATCCAAGAACGCCAACACCTTTGGAGTTGGTCCCATCAATCGTTGCAGGAATCTCGACCACTCCAAACAAGGGCTCCCCTTTGTATTCGGCAAACGTTTCTTTAGGAGGCCAGTGGAGAGAGTCCTGGTCTCCTTCATCGTTTCTTGACAATTGAGTTGGTCTTGAAGTTGAAGTTGATGACTGTAATATTCTAGGGTCCCACCTAGTTGAGCACTGTTGGGCGATATGTTTAGATTGGTTACAGTTAAAGCATCTTCTTTATTTCCAACTTACATCTCTGTTCTCATTGCTTTGTGTAGATGGTGTCTCTGATATTTTAGTCGATTGTCGTGCTGACACTTGTTTGATCTGTTCACTCTGTTCTTCTAACTTTTTAGCAGTTCTTCTCTTGGGGTGGTGTCTGGCTTGAGACTCACCACATTATCTTATGCTTCAATTATGGCCTCCTCGTCTTGTATTTCTTTAATCAATTCGGTGACAGTGGGAGAATACTCATCCACTGCTCTGCACCTAAATCTTTGTCCCACGGAGTCATGAGTCAATGCTCCTCTCATCAATTGACTCATTTTAGTCTTATCGATTTCACTAAAAGATGTTCCTCCTTTCCATACCACCTGATATAGTAATTTGTCTAAATGATCCATGTAATCAGAAAGTTTTTCACTAGGTTCCTGACATATGTATCATAACCTTTAAAGCAAATCAGTGAAGTCTACTGATTTCCTATAAACTCCCTCTAGAGCTAGGACGTAATCTTTGGAAATAGATTCTTGTGGCTTCAATAATATCCATCACCGGTCACCTTAAATTTTAAGTTATCAGCTTTCCCTTCCTTTTACCAGCTCTCCTCTCTACCTCCGATCATATATCAGTCACTCTTAACTTATAtctcctttcttttcttcctgcTCTCTGAGCACTTGACATTAACTTCCCGTCTTTTGAGGAGAATTAACCGTTACTTCCTTCAGCTCTCACGCTCAACTGTCTTGTCGTCGAATTAAGGGCATGTACCACAGTTAATTAGTTCCTTCACAAATAATATCCAGTGTAGTTTCTATTTTTACATGGAAGTACTAGGCATTACAGACTCATTTGGGGATGGCAGTGTGAATCGAAACTTTAGTGAACACGGATATATTTGTGATATTTCTGATATTAGACTATTAATAACTAACCAATTAGCCACAACCCTTAAAATTGCCATAATACtgcaaaaataacattttcacaAGATTTAAATTATAGCAATGCTTTATATATAGACACCTATACCTGCAAATAGAACAGGTGTCCAATGACCTTGCACTGTAGTCCCTACTGCACAGCAAAGTAAAACTAACAGTGTCGTTTGAAGCCAAGTATAACTGCTGTTTACAAATAACTAGAGGCTGGCCAAAGAAACTATCATGCTGACATATTGTATCAGTTACTAACTTTTTAATTGCATTGCAATGGATAGGTATTATTATCCCATTAATGGGTAAAATAGTGTAATACCGATGACACAGTTCTTCCAAATTCTCTGCTCAGAGTCTCAATGGTCAACTATACAACAAAGATGATAGAGGTCCTGCCTGATGAGCCACAGCTCAAGTGAGAGACTGAACAATCCTAGTCCTCAAGTTAGATATATGTGTTGAAGAAATTAATAACGAAATAAATGACTTTCATTTATTAGAAATAAACATCTAGAAATAATCGGGAGCAAGTGATCCAAACATGAGATGGTACAAATAGATGATTGTGTTAATCTTCTGAGTGACCCTCATATGAGATACATGTTGCTCcaagattaaaataaatagtttaaacatatagcataataataataatagttataaagCTTTATTTGTACAAAAGCTTCAATATGTGACTATTTTCAGCTAGGTTACCCACTTAAGGCAAAGATAGATGATATGCCATATCCCCTTTATTAAATCTCCACTATTTATACTGATTGGTCCAGAAAGTATGATGAGGGGGGGAAAGGGGTCAGTGCTGGTTATTAGTCTGAAAAAAGCAGCACCTAATTTATGCTTACATCTCACAAAGAGTCACATGAGACCCTTTAAAGAAGTGCAGAAGCCCTATAACATTCAGAGCATGTTTTACCTTAATTTATTAATACGTTTTTGCACCGATTGTACAGGAATTCCCCCCATTGCTGTGGTCACCAACTGTACCGCTGGGAACAAAAATGAAATTGAGAGGCAGTTAGGAGACCTTGGTGTGATGCACAGACACTTTCTGGAGAATTACACAGAGAACGACCACCAACGCTCAGAAGAAAGAGACAAAAAGATTCTGGATTTTCTCAACACCTGCATCGATGAGGCTGAACGGGGAATTAAGATGAGTCAGAACCAGGATCCTCAGGCAAGATTTGTTACCCAGGCTGCTGAGCAGATTAAACAAGAGGCTGACATAttgagagaagaaaataaaaacttgACCACAGATAATACCAAATTGACCACAGAAAGTACAAAATTGACCACTGAACATACAAAATTGAGCACAGAAAACACAAAATTGAGCACAGAAGTTACAAAATTGAGCACAGAAATTACAAAATTGAGCACAGAAATTACAAAATTGAGCACAGAAGTTACAAAATTGAGCACAGAAAATAACAGCTTAAGAGAACAGTTGGTCAATAGTGGCAAGTGTACACTCTCCTGAGAATATTTTTTGTGGCAGAATATTTCCTTATCTCAATGACATATAACCTGGTAAATCAGTGAAATATtaacattagggggtatatttactaaacggtgggtttaaaaaaagtggggatgttgcctatagcaaccaatcagattctagctgtcattttgtagaatgtactaaatatatgataactagaatacaCACAcaagtaaactgtcacatacacagacaagcacagagtcacacatacacaaacacacacagggtcaaacacacagacatgtaaactgtcacatacacagacaagcacagagtcacacaaatacacacagggtcaaccacacagacatgtaaattgtcACATACATAGACAAGCACagagtcacacatacacaaacacatagacatgtaagctgtcacatacacagacaagcacagagtcacatatacacaaacacactcagggtcaaacacacagacatgtaaactgtcacatacatagACAAGCACAtagtcacacatacacaaacacacacagggtcaaacacacagacatgtaaactgtcacttacacagacaagcacagactcacacaaacacacacacagtaataccgctttcatactgccgtccCGGCAATAACCCGGGTATATGTACCCTGGATGTTGCCGGGGCGGCAGAGGTTCCTACCTAGCAATTTCCCGGGTAGACCCagttcacactgaacacgggtctaccccggtctccatggcaacatcacaagaggagctctgattggctcctcttgtgatgttttttttttcaaactttgacattgtgtctggtgagtcccgggtttttcaacccgggtctcaccattcatagtgtGGGCGACCCGGGTCAGACCTGGGTATTACCCCACCAAAAAACCTGGGTCTAATTCTCGGGTCAGccaacccgggaattagacctgaaTTAGACCTGACACCATTCATGCTGCAGCCTTGACCCAGGTTGCCAAGGAGAGCCAAGCAAAAACCCGGGTTGAGtctgcagtatgaaaggggtataaCAGACAAACTGTCACACACAGACTctcttaccttttcttctgcctcc
This window encodes:
- the LOC142098620 gene encoding uncharacterized protein LOC142098620, which translates into the protein MAECDNLREKITQYTPGSTQKKSTHGYQRVTLQLFGFMGHGKSSLINSCVCVGRDEDYQNLAGAGPAYGTVTIRRNEYELTKTLVIIDNRGFSQPTSEPILEVCGQLSSLRDIGEVKWDNILLTETLKQFPAKYSNRPADYIVPVLVYSAKVELIKDYVRFMEGLVTHIFSVTGIPPIAVVTNCTAGNKNEIERQLGDLGVMHRHFLENYTENDHQRSEERDKKILDFLNTCIDEAERGIKMSQNQDPQARFVTQAAEQIKQEADILREENKNLTTDNTKLTTESTKLTTEHTKLSTENTKLSTEVTKLSTEITKLSTEITKLSTEVTKLSTENNSLREQLVNSGKCTLS